The genomic window TGAGGGTGCTGAAGAGGAAGCTATAAGAGAGCTCCTTAAGAGGGCAGGTCTCCCTGAGAACGGGAAAACAACCCTTTACGACGGTAGGACTGGAGAAGCCTTTGATTTTGAGGTAACTGTAGGCTACATGCATATGCTCAAGCTTATTCATATGGTTGATGATAAAGTGCATGCGAGGTCTACTGGACCTTACTCCCTCGTTACTCAGCAGCCCCTCGGTGGAAGAGCCCAGTTCGGTGGACAGCGTCTTGGAGAAATGGAGGTTTGGGCTCTTGAAGCTCATGGTGCGGCTTACACCCTTCAGGAGATGCTTACGGTTAAATCCGACGATATAGAGGGTAGGAGCAAGGTTTACGAATCAATAGTGAAAGGTAAGTACACCTATTCACCGGGCATACCTGAGTCCTTCAGGGTTCTGGTCAGGGAGCTGAAAGCTCTTGGCCTTGACGTAAGGTGTGTCAACGGTGAGGATACTGGGTGTGATCAGATTCAGATGAAAGAGGAGGAAGAAAAATGAACCACCAGAAGAGAAGAGGTCTTTTCCCCTTTGAAAAAATTAAGCTCCTCCTTGCCTCTCCGGAGGAGATCAGGAGTTGGTCTATGGGGGAGGTCAAGCGTCCGGAAACCCTAAATTACAGAACCCTAAAACCTGAAAAGGACGGTCTCTTCTGTGCGAAGATATTCGGACCGATAAAGGACTACGAGTGCCTGTGTGGGAAATACAGAGGAAAGAGGTATGAAGGTACAGTCTGTGATAGATGCGGTGTTGAGGTAACCCTCTCCTACGAGAGGAGAAAGAGGTTCGGACACATAGAGCTTGCTGCTCCCGTTGCCCATATATGGTTCCTGAAATCAGCCCCTTCTAAGATAGGAACGCTTCTGAATCTCACCTCAAGGGACGTGGAGCGGGTGATTTACTTTGAATCCTACCTGGTTATTGAATATCCAACTGAGGAAGAGGAAGAAGCTTTCCTTAAGATGGAAGATACGATACCCCTGAACGATGGTACCACAACCAAATGGGTTAAGCTCCACGTTGTTACAGAGCATGAGTTTGAGGAGGAATACTCCTTCACTATAGACGAGAAGTACGAGTATGGAATGGGAGCTGAGATAGTAAAAACGGTCCTCTCACAGCTTGACCTCCATGAATACTACAAGAAGTTGAAAGCCCTGATAAGACCCTACAGCATAGGATTTGAGGACCTTGGCAAGGAGATTGAAACCAATTACAAGAGTCTGTATGAAAAGCTCATAAAGACCATAGCACAGGACTTTGACGAGTTTGGAGTTCTCTTCTCCAACCTTGAAGAGCTTGGACTCTCCCTTGAAGAGGCTATTTACAGCATACTGAATGAGGAACTCTACCTAAACGTTGAGACAGGAGAGCTCTCTAAAGAAGATAAGGGTGACGAATATCTGACTGGCAAGGAAGCTCTCAGGACTTACTATGAGAACGTTAGAGCCAAGAAGAACATACCTATATTTGAGCGGATAAAGGAGGATGTAAGGACCACCGTTCTCAAGGATGTTTCCGAACAGAGGGTTAAGAAATACCTGAGGATTCTTAAGCTTGTGGACGGATTTATAAAGAGTGGCAACAACCCCGAGTGGATGATACTTGAGGTTATTCCCGTTCTACCTCCTGACCTTAGACCACTTGTTGCTCTTGACGGTGGAAGGTTCGCAACTTCTGACCTGAACGACCTTTACAGGAGGCTCATAAATAGAAACAACCGTCTAAAAAGGCTTATAGAACTTGATGCTCCGGAGATAATCATAAGAAACGAAAAGAGGATGCTCCAGGAAGCTGTAGATGCCCTCATTGACAACGGCAAGCGTGGAAGGGTTGTGACCCAGAATGGGAGACCTCTCAAATCCCTGGCAGATTACCTCAAGGGTAAGCAGGGGAGGTTCAGACAGAACCTGCTGGGTAAAAGAGTGGACTACTCAGGCCGTTCCGTCATAGTCGTTGGTCCTGAGCTCCAGATGCACCAGTGCGGACTCCCAAAGATAATGGCTCTTGAACTTTTTAAACCCTTTGTTTATAGAAGGTTGGAGGAGAAAGGATACGCAACTTCAATAAGGAACGCCAAAAAGCTTGTTGAGCAGAGGGCACCGGAAGTATGGGAGTGCCTTGAGGAGGTGGTGAAGCAGCATCCTGTTCTCCTGAACAGGGCGCCAACCCTTCACAGACCTTCTATACAGGCTTTTGAACCCATTCTGGTTGAAGGTAAGGCTATAAGGCTTCATCCTCTCGTCTGTCCTCCGTTTAACGCTGACTTTGACGGGGACCAGATGGCTGTTCATGTTCCTCTGGGTGTTGAAGCGCAACTTGAATCTTACATACTTATGCTGTCAACACAGAATATACTCTCACCAGCCCACGGGAAACCACTTACCATGCCCTCCCAAGACATGATCCTTGGAACCTACTACATGACTCAGGATCCCATACCCGGTAGAAAAGGCGAGGGTAAGGTGTTCTCCTCAAGGGAAGAGGTTCTGAAAGCTTTGAGCTTAGGTAAGGTTGATATACACGCTGGTATCAAAGTTAAGCTTGACGGAAAGCTCTTAGAAACTACGCCCGGCAGAGTTCTCTTTAACTCTATAATGCCTGAAGGTGTGCCTTTCGTTAACCATACCCTTGATAAGAAGAGCCTTTCCAAACTGATAACAGAGCTTTACATACAGGTTGGTAACGAGGAAACGGTCAAGTTCCTTGATAGGGTTAAAGAACTCGGGTTTACAATGGCTACGAAGGCGGGTATATCCATAGGGGTTGATGACCTTCAGATTCCTAAAGTTAAGAAAGGCGTTATAGAAAAGGCTCTCAAGACCACCGATGAGATATGGAACCAGTATGTTAGCAACATAATTACCAATAAGGAACGTTACAACAAGATAATTGACATCTGGTCTGAGGCTACCAACCAGATTTCAAAGGCTATGTTTGATGAGATAGAGAAGACGGAGAGGATAGAGAACGGAAAGAAATACCCGGGTGTGTTCAACCCTATATTTATGATGGCAAACTCAGGAGCGAGAGGTAACAGAGACCAGATACGTCAGCTTGCAGGTATGAGAGGTCTTATGGCAAAGCACTCCGGTGAGTTTATAGAAACACCCATAATATCCAACTTCCGTGAGGGACTTTCGGTTCTTGAGTACTTTATATCAACCTACGGCGCACGTAAGGGTCTTGCAGATACGGCTCTCAAAACCGCCTTTGCAGGATACCTCACCAGGAGGCTCGTTGACGTTGCCCAAGACATAACCATAACGGAGCATGACTGCGGAACCCTAAAGGGAATAGAGGTTGAACCTATCGTTGAAGGTGGTGAGGAGAAGGTGCCCCTGAAGGACAGGATATTTGGAAGAGTCCTTGCTGAGGATGTAAAAGACCCGTATACGGGTGAGCTTATAGCCAACAGGAATGATGTCATAGATGAGAAGCTCGCCGATAGGATAGCTAAGAGTGGTATTGAAAAAGTCAAGGTCAGGTCCCCTCTCTCCTGTGAAGCTAAGCGTGGAATATGTGCCCTATGCTACGGATGGGACCTCTCTCAGAGGAAAATCGTATCGGTCGGTGAAGCTGTTGGGGTTATAGCCGCTCAATCCATAGGTGAGCCTGGAACTCAGTTGACTATGAGAACCTTCCACATAGGTGGTGCTGCTACGGCTCAGAAAATCCAAAACGTTCTCGTTGTTGAAACTTCCGGACAGGTAAGGTTTTACAACCTCAGACTCATAAAGAACAGAAAAGGAGAGCTTATAAACATATCCAGGGAGGGCGCAGTAGGAGTTGTTGATAAGGAAGGAAGAGTGGTGGAGAGGCATGCAGTCCCCTACGGAGCAAAGATACTGGTTGAGGAGAACCAGGAAGTTAAGGAAGGAACGTCCGTTGCCGAGTGGGACCCATTCAATACTTACATAATTGCTGAGGAAGAGGGTGAGGTTGAACTCAGGGATATAATCCTTGACGTTACAGTGAGGGAAGAAAGAGACGCTCTGACAGGAAAAACCGCTACCGTCATATCCTTTATGAGACCAAAGGATGCAATGCTCCATACCCCCAGGGTCGTCATAATCACAAAAGAC from Hydrogenivirga caldilitoris includes these protein-coding regions:
- the rpoC gene encoding DNA-directed RNA polymerase subunit beta', which translates into the protein MNHQKRRGLFPFEKIKLLLASPEEIRSWSMGEVKRPETLNYRTLKPEKDGLFCAKIFGPIKDYECLCGKYRGKRYEGTVCDRCGVEVTLSYERRKRFGHIELAAPVAHIWFLKSAPSKIGTLLNLTSRDVERVIYFESYLVIEYPTEEEEEAFLKMEDTIPLNDGTTTKWVKLHVVTEHEFEEEYSFTIDEKYEYGMGAEIVKTVLSQLDLHEYYKKLKALIRPYSIGFEDLGKEIETNYKSLYEKLIKTIAQDFDEFGVLFSNLEELGLSLEEAIYSILNEELYLNVETGELSKEDKGDEYLTGKEALRTYYENVRAKKNIPIFERIKEDVRTTVLKDVSEQRVKKYLRILKLVDGFIKSGNNPEWMILEVIPVLPPDLRPLVALDGGRFATSDLNDLYRRLINRNNRLKRLIELDAPEIIIRNEKRMLQEAVDALIDNGKRGRVVTQNGRPLKSLADYLKGKQGRFRQNLLGKRVDYSGRSVIVVGPELQMHQCGLPKIMALELFKPFVYRRLEEKGYATSIRNAKKLVEQRAPEVWECLEEVVKQHPVLLNRAPTLHRPSIQAFEPILVEGKAIRLHPLVCPPFNADFDGDQMAVHVPLGVEAQLESYILMLSTQNILSPAHGKPLTMPSQDMILGTYYMTQDPIPGRKGEGKVFSSREEVLKALSLGKVDIHAGIKVKLDGKLLETTPGRVLFNSIMPEGVPFVNHTLDKKSLSKLITELYIQVGNEETVKFLDRVKELGFTMATKAGISIGVDDLQIPKVKKGVIEKALKTTDEIWNQYVSNIITNKERYNKIIDIWSEATNQISKAMFDEIEKTERIENGKKYPGVFNPIFMMANSGARGNRDQIRQLAGMRGLMAKHSGEFIETPIISNFREGLSVLEYFISTYGARKGLADTALKTAFAGYLTRRLVDVAQDITITEHDCGTLKGIEVEPIVEGGEEKVPLKDRIFGRVLAEDVKDPYTGELIANRNDVIDEKLADRIAKSGIEKVKVRSPLSCEAKRGICALCYGWDLSQRKIVSVGEAVGVIAAQSIGEPGTQLTMRTFHIGGAATAQKIQNVLVVETSGQVRFYNLRLIKNRKGELINISREGAVGVVDKEGRVVERHAVPYGAKILVEENQEVKEGTSVAEWDPFNTYIIAEEEGEVELRDIILDVTVREERDALTGKTATVISFMRPKDAMLHTPRVVIITKDGKELTYDLPVNSILNIPSEKMELEWNPCPTCSEAEDANIQHRYYVVKNLKVKPGDVLARIPKEMAKVRDIVGGLPRVEELFEARKPKNPAVISEIDGYVKIYEDADEVIVYNASTGETRKYSIKKDELILVRHGQFIKKGQSITESITSEIDGQVRMKGSKGFRVIVYNRETGLEKEYLVPKGKHLLVKDGDEVEAGEALTDGTPIPEEMLKVKGIEELQKFLLKEVQMVYKLQGVDISDKHFEIIIKQMLRKRRIIDPGDSRFLVNEEIDREELEEEIQRIKEEGGKLPKVEPVLVGITRASLSTRSWISAASFQETTKVLTEAACEGKTDELYGLKENVIVGNLIPAGTGVDEYSKIGVLEEGQKLLFKEEPESQEEGLKEEGE